Within the Erigeron canadensis isolate Cc75 chromosome 6, C_canadensis_v1, whole genome shotgun sequence genome, the region ATGCCTAACCTTTCGAGGCATCATTCCAAGAAGTTCCATCATTAAGGCCAGGTGATCCTGCAACATAGAAACACAGATTAATAATGCATGGATTTTAAACAAAGCACTTATGTAAAGAGAcaaataaaagagaaatataATAACTGATCACATGTCGTATAGAACTTTCAGAAAGactaaaaagaaaaggaatgaaaaataaaacattagcACATTAGGATATGTGTAAAAAAAAGACAAGAAACCAGAGATCATGGTCATTAAACCTAGAAAGCCTTAGATATCCTGACAAAGGGCTACATACAAGCTAAGATTGATTATTTTACGTGAtcagagaaagaaaaaaacttgaaTAAGAGATAAGTGTGATTTGAACTTGAAAACAAGAAGTTCTGTGTTGCAGTATTAGGGACGATCTTGAATAGTATATGATACACACACATGTTTGTGATGTAAGTAGAGGGAAGGAAACAAATTATTCTATATGCAAAAGGGTATAATAtagaaaccaaaaccaatcAGCATAGCAACTGTACTATTAAATGGGAAACAGAGTGGCACTTATGTGTAAAATATACCTCGTCTCTGTCATAGTTGTCACCACTATGAGGATCAAAGAGAACATCTCCAGTTGCCAGCTCAAAGCATATGCATGCAAATGACCACATATCCGCGGAAGTTGAGTATTTGGATCCTAGAAGAACCTCTGGACACCTGTATTGTCTGGTTTGGATATCACCAGTAAATTGCTTATAAGTCCAGCATGCATTACCAAAATCCACCAACTTGCACTTAACATCAACCTCAGCCAAAAGTTTCTGCCTTGTTGAGCGGCTGCCTCTTCCACGAAGTTGAATTCCTTGGCGAGTCTCCCTTCCTTCAGAATGATTCGCGGACTCGTCTTTTACAGTCGAAGAAGTGCCATGCTCTTCAAGGGAGTCTCCATTTGATTTCTCAGTGGGACAAGAATCACCACCAGTTGTCTCGTTATCAGCTTCAACTTCCTCAGAATCTTCCTTACCGACAACACTTTGGGCAGCTTTCTTAGCCTTTttcctaattttctttttctggtTCTTGGTAAGATCACCATTCGAAACCTTAACTTCTTTAGGTGCCCCGGAAGTGGCCAAGTTATTATCCTTACTGGACGATAGAATGAGGGGTGCACCTGTTTTTGTCCTATCTTTTTCCGGATCAATCATAGACAAAAGTAGAATATTTTCTGGCTTAAGATCCGTATGTATAATCGAAAGCTGACGATGCAAGTAATCCAGACCCCCTAAAACGTGGAAACAAATTTCCTTAACCTTGTGAAGAGGAATCCCTCGGTAATCTGAATACTTGATCAACGTCAATAAATTATCACCCAAATACTCAAaaaccatacaaacatgctgCCCATTCGGGCCAGAATGCTTAAAATGGTCCAAAAGCTTCACCACACTTCTTTGGTCATTCGGATCCCCCTCGGCTATCTGCTTCAATATCGTAATCTCATCCATAGCAGCCTCCGTGTAGTGTTGAGCACTTTTTTGTACTTTCAAAGCTACATACCTCTACAAAACCAACCAAACCAAAACCGTTACTTCATATTCATCTAACCAAAACATCAAACCACCACAAACATAACATcaatattattactattatatctTGTGAGACCCCCAAAATGGCCTCTAAACTAAGACGGAGAAATCGCTACCCCCAATATCCTAAACCCACATCAAAACAACAACACATACTATCTACCTTCTCCCTTCAACCATCTTCTCCTCTTAGCTACCGCTGCTACGTTACGCACCCCGACACAGACACTACTACGTACAAACTCATGCATTTAACTTTTATCATGTAAACAAACAACATGCAGACTAAAATCATTAAGCCTTTTTGTCCAGATTACCAAACGCACATACACACTCTAACATAACTTTTCTAAAAATCCAATTAAACCTCATATGACCTACTTATAAGCTGGAATCCGACTAATTAGCTACATAACATCAGTTAAATCTCCTATATTACAAAAAACACagatcatacatatatatagatatagatgataaTAAATTAGAGGAAGATAACATACGGATTTGAGAGAGTCCCAGGCGAGCCAAACAGTAGAAAAATGGCCCCAACCGAGCTTACTCTGAACAATATATCTAGAATGTTTAAACTTATCACCAACACGAACAGCGTGATAACCACCACGCCGGTAATCCTCTGTTCCTTCATCTTCCGATGTGTAATCACTCGTTTCACTCCGATCATCACGCTCACCGCCGCCGTTTCTcctattattgttattgtctTCCGCCATCGAATATTACAGCTGAAGCAAATAGCAAACACTTTGATAAAAATCGATCTGTAATTGAAAccctagatatatatatatagagagagagagagagtgtgtaTGTGTTTGTAAGTGTGAGTGTGTGTATCTGGAAGCTTCAAACCAGCTAGGGTTTCTGAACTAAACaaacactctctctctctctctctctctagatagTCTTCTTTGGTGGTTCTTTTTGttcttatatgtatattgtacATGTACATACATATAGAAGTGGGAAGGTTGGTTGCTAAATTTTAcgcttaaaaatataaatattaaaattagagACAACAATCTTTCTTACAAGTCACCAAATATTTTCATACATTATCCGCTTAATATAACGACGGCGATCTGATGGTAACGACGAGCGGTAGTAAAGGCGACAACTATTGCTGGTAATTGGGTATCGATTGGTATAAGTTAATGaatatgtaattgatgtaaaatattttaaaaaataagaatttaaattataaattagaagataagggcacactacaaaaaaaatctcatttatTCACGCTTCCTCAGaggaagtgtgaagaaattttttaatttattcacgtttaaaaatgtttaaaaaatacatacacataaaagtgtgaaatttttttaaaaattataattttttcacacttatatatgtggaaagaaaaaattcacacctaaaagtgtgaataaatgtcaaatatattcacacttaaaagtgtgaaagtcaaattgtaacacATAATTTCTCCACACCTTCGTTGTGTTAAAAAatttggtgttacaaattattcctgacacttctaagtgtgaacaattgatatagttTTAGGCACTTTGATGTGTGAACTTTTTTtctcacatatataagtgtgaaaa harbors:
- the LOC122605716 gene encoding SRSF protein kinase 2-like; this translates as MAEDNNNNRRNGGGERDDRSETSDYTSEDEGTEDYRRGGYHAVRVGDKFKHSRYIVQSKLGWGHFSTVWLAWDSLKSRYVALKVQKSAQHYTEAAMDEITILKQIAEGDPNDQRSVVKLLDHFKHSGPNGQHVCMVFEYLGDNLLTLIKYSDYRGIPLHKVKEICFHVLGGLDYLHRQLSIIHTDLKPENILLLSMIDPEKDRTKTGAPLILSSSKDNNLATSGAPKEVKVSNGDLTKNQKKKIRKKAKKAAQSVVGKEDSEEVEADNETTGGDSCPTEKSNGDSLEEHGTSSTVKDESANHSEGRETRQGIQLRGRGSRSTRQKLLAEVDVKCKLVDFGNACWTYKQFTGDIQTRQYRCPEVLLGSKYSTSADMWSFACICFELATGDVLFDPHSGDNYDRDEDHLALMMELLGMMPRKIALGGRYSRDFFNRHGDLRHIRRLRFWPLHKVLKEKYEFSEQDATELADFLVPILDFVPDKRPTAAECLNHPWFAGGPTRHLTPTSNSTPEANDNKTSEKTCEKDEREAMEAGVGNIAIGGVTKAPSKQAC